CATAACCGGAGGCATCTATGTTACAGTTTCAAAAAGCGAACAGCAGTGATTTTGCGGCGACCCGGCAGTTTTACTGGGATGTGATAGAGGACATTCATAAGAACAATACGGCAAATGAAAACCTGGGCTGGGAGAAGGGCGTTTATCCGTCGGATGATTTTATCCAAACCAGTCTGGAAAAGGGAGAGCTATACACCCTGGCGGAGGGCGGTGTTTTATATGCCTGCGTGATCTTAAACAGCGAATGCAACGAGGGATATCTCGGCTGTCCCTGGGGGATCACCTGTGAACCGGTGGAGGTGCTGATCCCTCATGCGCTGGCTGTCCATCCCCGGATGCAGGGAAAAGACATCGGGAAAATCGTGGTGGGACATGTGCTGGATCTGGCGGAGCAGGAACATAAGAAAGCGGTGCGTCTGGATGTGCTGGGCGCCTGTAAGGCAGCGGAAGCGCTTTACAGAAGCTGCGGTTTTGCGTTTGTTGCGGCGAAAAATATGTACTATGAGGATACCGGCTGGACAGAGTACCGGTTGTTTGAGCGGAATTTGCCCGTGGAACCAATGCCGGATATGTAAAGTGATGAATATGCAAGGAAAAGAAAGGAGAAGCCCAGGTGGACTTCCCCTTGTTTTTATATGATAGAAAATGGCATCCTATCATATTTATTCTGCGGAACTTTCGGTTTTCAGTCTTACAGCCGCTGCCAGCAGTTCCACGGAACCGTCGATGCCCAGAAGGCTGCTGTTGATCATGAGATCCATGTTCTCTCTGGCACCCCATTTCTGGTCGGTGTAGTACTGATAGTAGGTGCGGCGGTTCTTATCCGTGCGGCGGATGATCTTCTCGATGAGTTCCGGGTCTTTCAGGTGATGGCGTTCCCGGATGAGGTGGATCTTATACTGCATATCGGCATAGATGAATGCGCGGATGCAGTTTGGCTGATCCCGGAGAATGTAATCGGCGCACCGGCCAACGATGACACAGGATTCCTTGGCGGCAATCTCACGGATGATATCCTGTTCATATTTGAACAGCCGGTCATTGAGGGTTCCCTGATCAACGGTAGGGTTGGTGAAAGGACTGGAAAACGGATTGGTGGCAACCTCGTCTGCGCCCTTTAATACGTCGGGATGGATGCCGCTTTTCTCTGCAGCCAGTTCGATCAGTTCCTTGTCATAGAAGGAAATGCCAAGCTTTGCGGCCAGCTTTTCGCCGATGACGCGGCCGCCGCTGCCAAATTCTCTTCCGATGGTGACGATAGTATTACTCATATAGGAAGCCCCCCTTTCGGTGTCCTTTGTTCTGTCAGGATACCACATGCATATCGTTTTCTATATTATAGCAAAAATATGTAAAAAATGAAAGAAAAATCTGAAATTATTGAGAAATAAATCAAATAGAAGAATATTAAAAAATGAGAAAAAAGTGCTTGCTTTTTC
Above is a window of Oscillospiraceae bacterium NTUH-002-81 DNA encoding:
- a CDS encoding GNAT family N-acetyltransferase → MLQFQKANSSDFAATRQFYWDVIEDIHKNNTANENLGWEKGVYPSDDFIQTSLEKGELYTLAEGGVLYACVILNSECNEGYLGCPWGITCEPVEVLIPHALAVHPRMQGKDIGKIVVGHVLDLAEQEHKKAVRLDVLGACKAAEALYRSCGFAFVAAKNMYYEDTGWTEYRLFERNLPVEPMPDM
- a CDS encoding cytidylate kinase-like family protein codes for the protein MSNTIVTIGREFGSGGRVIGEKLAAKLGISFYDKELIELAAEKSGIHPDVLKGADEVATNPFSSPFTNPTVDQGTLNDRLFKYEQDIIREIAAKESCVIVGRCADYILRDQPNCIRAFIYADMQYKIHLIRERHHLKDPELIEKIIRRTDKNRRTYYQYYTDQKWGARENMDLMINSSLLGIDGSVELLAAAVRLKTESSAE